GCCGCCGGCGGACCACTGGCCTCGGCCGCCGGCAGCGAGACCTTGTTGCAATGATGCAATTCGACGAGCAGCAGGGTGACCATGTAGTCCAGGTGGGAGACCACGCCCAGGACGTCGTCGTGGGAGGGCGGAGCGCTGTGCTGGATGATCTCGTGGGCCTGCTGCCAGTGCTTGCAGAAGCTGTCGTAGCAGGCGCGCGGATCGCAGTCCGTGGCGGCGTCGATGGGTCGCTGGCGGAGTGGGCCGCCGTGTCCAGCGGAGGCAACGCccccgccgctgccgctgctctgcCGCAGCCAcattatgtatgtgtgtgcgtaAGATTTGGTGGCTTTTACAGCCGCTGGTCCGCTGATAACTGCTCCTCCGTGTGCGTTGCGTTTGCTATCTCGTTTTGTGCTTTTGTCTGGTGAGTATTTTGAATGTTGCctgttttttgtaaatatttaaaagctgaaaataaaaaaacgggGGTTAGTAAAATACTAGCTATTTACAAGAACAACAAGTGCACGCCGTGACACACTtacgctcacacacacaggcaggTACAACCCACACTTATGtagccattgttgttgctggtggttGCTCACCTGATGAATTTGGCTTTGATCGTCGTCATCGTCTTGGCTGCTATCTTCCGCTCTCCAAGCCTCGTCTCGCCACGCCCATTATCACCTTGCAGCGCCCTATTTACGTGGGCTCTTACGCCTGCAGCATTTGCAGCGCTgcttttttttggcacttCACTTGggcaattacaattacaaataCAATTAAGTGCTTGTACTTGTACCAACACTTCCGCAGATCTGCGGACTAGGTTCGCGTCCTTGCAGCTCGGATTTCGCGCATTTACCGCCGTTTTTGTGGTCAGCAGGGGGGAGGCAATCCAGCCCACACTTTATTGCTTCATTTTTCACTATTTTCGTGCGTTTCGAGTGCAATTTTTCgcgtaaatatttacaattatcTGCGCACGGAAATAGAAAGTTAGCGATGTGCAACTGGTAGTgaaatatatcgatatattggAAGTAGCAGAGGTGATTCTTGCATTATCGAGATTTTATGAAATcgagaaattaaatatttctcttttaaaaaaaattttttttacttggaCTAATTTATGTCCCTTTTTCatacaatataaaaaacatatacaaaacctataaaataaatacatttttattattattcaagtGTTTTACTTTAGCCGATATATTATCGACGATACTTATGTGTGACCAGACTTGTGCCATAAGTCAGCTGTTTGCAAGACCGCCATTTGAAATTCAAGAAATAGTAATCAGGTGGTTGAAatggtaaataaaatagtttaccttatttatttgtattattttaacatGGATTTCCCTAAAGCGACGCAGTTTGGCGCCCAGTCAACGGGGCCCCCAGCGTCCCGAGTCGCGGCACTCCTTCACGCCGCCGCTGCTGAAGAAGAACAAAAGGACATGCCAGCAGGAACTGGAGCGGGAGCAGGAGCTGGACAGGAAGCGCCAGAGCGCCCTGCGCGATGACACCAATACCGTAGAGCTCCCACTGCCCATTCGCATGGCGAACAGCGAGTACGAGCGGGCCATTGCCAAGGTGCTGGCCCGGAAGTTCAAGGTGCCCATGGACAACTACATACCGGATTACGGGGGCAAACGAGTCCTGGGCGTTCGGCGCTGCGTCACCCGGCGACCCCTGCACGATCCACTGGCCTGCAACGCCCTGGTGCTCTACCATCCGCCGGAATACACGGAGCACGAGCGCATGGCCATGGATCCCAGCCAGATTCTGGTCCACGTAGTGGTGGATCCGCTGCTCAGCAACATCCTGCGGCCCCATCAGCGTGAGGGAGTGCGCTTCATGTACGAGTGCGTGGAGGGAAAGCGGGGCAACTTCAATGGCTGCATCATGGCCGATGAAATGGGCCTGGGCAAGACGCTGCAGTGCGTCACCCTGGTGTGGACACTACTGCGGCAGAGCGCCGACTGCAAACCGACGATCAACAAGGCCATTGTCGTGTCGCCGTCGTCGCTGGTGAAGAACTGGGAGAAGGAGTTCACCAAGTGGCTGCAGGGAAGGCTCCTCTGCCTGCCCATGGAGGGAGGCAACAAGGAGAACACCATTCGAGCCCTTGAGCAATTCTCCATGACCTCATCCCGGCTGGGAACGCCCGTCTTACTCATCAGCTACGAGACATTCCGCATCTATGCGGATATTCTATGCAAATACGAGGTGGGAATGGTGATATGCGACGAGGGGCATCGCCTCAAGAACAGCGACAATCTCACATATCAGGCTTTGATGGGTCTGAAGACCAAGAGGAGGGTCCTGCTCTCTGGAACGCCCATCCAGAATGACCTGACGGAGTATTATAGCCTGGTGAACTTTGTCAATCCCGAGATGCTAGGATCGGCGGCCGTTTTTAAGAGGAACTTCGAGAGCAGCATTCTGCGGGGCCAGAATGCAGACTCCACGGAGGGGGAACGCAAAAGGGCCATTGAGAAGACGCAGGAGCTGATTGGACTGGTCGATCAGTGCATCATCCGTCGCACTAATCAGATCCTAACCAAATACCTGCCTGTTAAGTTCGAGATGGTGATCTGTGCGAAACTTACGCCGATTCAGCTGGAGCTTTATACTAATTTCTTGAAATCCGATCAAGTGCGACGTAGTTTAGCAGGTAAGTTAatctgttatttatttaaagctttaaaacaATCATTATTCTTTTAAGACTGCAATGAGAAGGCCTCGCTGACGGCACTGGCGGACATCACAACCCTGAAGAAGATTTGTAGCCATCCGGATCTCATTTATGACAAGCTCATTGCGCGGGAAAAGGGATTCGAGAACTCGCAGAACGTGCTGCCTAGCAATTACAAGCCAAAGTATGTTTAGTTGTGAATGGTGAAGATTTTATTGACTATTTTTCCTACAGGGATCTCAATCCAGAGCTTAGTGGAAAGTTTATGCTCTTAGACTTCATGCTGGCCGCCATACGGGCCGATGGCAATGACAAGGTGGTGCTCATCTCGAACTACACACAGACCCTGGACTTGTTCGAGCAGCTAGCCAGGAAGCGAAAGTATGGGTTTGTTCGCCTCGATGGCACCATGTCCATCAAGAAGCGCTCGAAGGTGGTTGACCGGTTCAACGACCCGGAGTCCGACAGTTTCCTGTTCATGCTGAGCAGCAAGGCCGGCGGTTGCGGCTTGAATTTGATCGGAGCCAATCGCCTGTTCATGTTTGATCCGGACTGGAATCCGGCCAACGATGAGCAGGCAATGGCCAGAGTGTGGCGAGATGGACAGAAGAAGCCGTGTTACATTTATCGCCTGGTAGCCGTGAGTATCTCAGAtatttctttgaaattttactaGAAAATTGTCTTTTTTAGAGCGGTTCTATTGAGGAAAAGATCCTGCAGCGGCAGACGCACAAAAAGTCCTTGTCCAGCACAATTATTGACAACAACGAGTCGGCCGAGAAGCATTTTACTCGCGACGACCTCAAGGATTTGTTCACATTTGATGCTAATATTCTATCCGATACGCACGACAAGTAAGCACTTAAATAGGCACcttattggttttaatttaaacattattttaatattttttttaagactcAAGTGCAAGCGCTGCGTGCAAAATATCCAAACGAAGCCACCGCCCGATGACACGGACTGCACCTCGCATTTGTCCCAGTGGTATCATTGCTCCAACAATCGAGGCCTGCCCGACAGTATTCTCGCCCAGTCGTGGACGGACAGCAAATGCGTGTCCTTTGTCTTTCACCACCGGTCGCAGGCTCAAGAGATTGTGGCGAAGGCAGAGGAGGAACCGTTGGAGGAGGAAAAACCCATCAGTCGCAAGCGTTTATCAACTCCCCTCAGTGACGATAGTGCCGACGAGGATTTCGTTGGATTCTAGGCAATGGTTTGCAGTTTATTGTTTATCAACTGGCCGATTTTCGTTTACTTAAGTCTAAGCTTAAGATAGTTTTTTCTGGCTTCCCTCGCAATCTTAacaattaaatagtttaacatttcaaaaatgGAACCAgcacaaaatgtcaacgtgcTAGGGATAAAAGCTCTGGCAAACTAGGAATCAGTCCAGATTTCGagtttatttcttttgaaatACTGATTAATTTCTATAGTCTAAAATGGTCGCCAATTGTACGAAATTATAGGTTAAATAAACTTCGCGACGAAAGGAGTTTGGAAAAATTCGGATTCTAATGTGGAATTATAGtagatatttaaaatcaacagCCAACTCCGCTAGCACGTTACTCTCTGCGCATAAAAGCAACATGGCATTTAGCAACGTCCGGATTAAAACCCTGTCAGATACAGATTAAtattatgtgtgtgtatataagTATTAAACCATTCGCAGTGTTAACACAGTCAATTGAACACTTGATGTCTAGAAGTTATACATCAATGATTTTATGCTCCAGCTCCACCCAGACATTGCTCTTCTCCGGCGCCTTCAGAAGCGGCGAAGGCTGCTGCTGTAGCTCGGCTAGAAATCCTCCGATGGCCTGATAGTACCTATGAATTAACCACACAAAGAATAAAGAGGAAGTAGTCTTTAAAAGCGAGCTCATACCCGTCCACTATCCAGGTGTCGTTGTGCGATCCTCCAGGGAACTCGATCAGGCGCTTCAGCTCGCTGCCGCATTTGGTATACAGGCCACGCATCATGCGCGGCGGCACAAGTTGGTCCGCAAGGCCGGATATAAACAGAAAGGGAACCGAACACTTGCCTATCTTGCTCATGGAGTGATACTACAAAGGTGTCGACGACAGGCAATAAAGTTACACATAACATAAACAAGCGAAATAACGACCCACCTTGTTCTTAAACAATAGATTTGGTATATACTTCACAGAGGGGTGCACCAGTTCCACGGCCATTTCGGGTATGCTGCTAAAGGTGTTCTCCACAATGGCGCACATTAGCTTCTGTCCATAGACGGTGTCTGCGGCCACGTCAACGACCACGGCTCCGCCCAGGGAGCGTCCGAAGAGGATCAGTTGCGAGTGATCCAGGTCGTGGCGCGTGTGCAGGTAATCAATGGCCGCTCTGGCGTCCGTAACCAGACCTCTTTCAGTGGGTACTCCAGTGGAAAGGCCATAGCCTCGGTATTCCaccattaaaatattacaatgcaGATGGTGGTAGATGCCCCAGACCTGAAAAGTGGGTGGGAATGTTGTAAGGTCTCGTTTTTCAGTGGTTTTTGGGTTCTACTAACGTTCTGCATGCGGTGGCCCATGTTGCCAGCGTTGCCATGGAAGTAGAGCAGCGTGGGCACCGACTTGGAGCGCTCCTCCGGCTGGCTAATCCAGAAGGCGTGCAGCGTGACATTGTCCGGGGTTTTGATGCTGACCGTGATGTGCGGCAGGTTGTGCATCGTGGGAATGGGTATGTAAATACGGGAGTTTGCTGGCAGGTCCGGGTGGTAGAGCAAAAGGTCCTGGGCATAGTAGAATATCACTGCAAGGGGAAGATTCGATATATTAAGACCGAAAAGATGATTTAAGGCAAATACGTACGCAGGATGATTCCAGCGAAGAGCACCAACGTCATGTAACCCCCGTAGAAGTAGTAGAAAATGAAGCACAGCAGAAAGGATGCCAGAACTCCCACTCCAACGCCCCGCGACTTGGGCAGAGCGATGCCCACTTCTTTCATGTTCGCCTGCTTGGCCAGCTGCGCTACATGTCCAGTGctctaatttaattaaattgcattaattccAGCACCCGAACGCAAGCACCGTTGTAATTGTACACCGCCCACAGCTGACTTGGAAGACACCTGTGCGTTGCGATAAGTTATCGATAGCACGTACAGTAAGCACTGGCTACTGGCAAAAACGATAACGTTCAAAAGCAGGGAGACTGATTTTATATAGGGAAAGTAATTTATTaacttaattatttcatttaattattattatttgagacttaaatatttaaaaattgtctaaaataaaatgtaatagtagcacaaattaaattagggtattttcaaaacttttaaataaattaaacatttacatttttgttttagaattttttaacatcTGCGATTAGTGGTCCAAATCGATGGAGCTAAAAACATactttcattaattttttattgttagttCTTGTGAAATTATTTGAGATTCCAGTGCTGGTTTTCTACAATGCAGACCGGggttgttgaattgctgattttttaaaatttaactcgtgttttttttaaaatttaacttgtACGTGACAGCTGATATACAGCTGACCGAACtcaattgtaattatttattttcgtgcTCCTACAGTGGAACATTGTTTTAACAAACagcttaaagaaaaaaagctccttaaaatagtaaaattaaaattaatttatatgtttacaataaattgtatttaataatttatttgccagCACGATACATCCCATATCATCACTGTCGCCCAAGTGCCATCTCTATTCAAGCATGCACGGGCACACTAATCCAAGATGGTGGAAAGATTTCTGCTGCGTCGCATGAGTAAAACGTGAAAAACGATCTTTTTGTTTCGAAAAAgtgcatttaaaaacaagtGGCCTGCaggaaaaacataaacattCGCCAGCGAACGCATGCAAGTGAATTGCCCGTATTTAATGAGCGCTACAAGGCAACTGTGTGTGCTACCACGACAATATAATGAGCCAGGTGAGTAGGCCTTGAAAAAGCTGTGAATATCGAACGTCGGTGTGTGTGGAAAAGTCGGAAAAACTATGAATTTCTCCCATCATTCGAAACGGGACGAATCGAATCACTTTGATCCCAGTTGTCGTGTGAGTATGAACGTAAAACAAGTGCTACATACGAGCCCGAACGCTCCGtttagtgggcgtggcagctgcTCAGCCCCAAAGTCCGTAGAAGTCCCCTCGTCGCGCGAGACACCCGCACTTTGATGGCTGGCCGTGCGGCTGCTGGCGGAGCACTGGGACAAAAGGATTAATTTAGCCATTACTCCAACTGTGTTTCATCCTTCCAACGCTGCCGGAACGCTCCCAACACTCCGACGTGGCAGCCAAGGTGGATTTTGTGAAAATCCATTGGGTACCCATTTTCGCAAATTCTACTCAAATTCAAGAATTTCGGTTTGTTTTCATCGAATGCGGCCGTAAAAATCCTTCAATTTCCATGGATTTCATTCCTTTTTCGtccaaattgaaaattttcatCGATTACGTAATCAGAAATTGCTAGGTGCAAAGTTTTCTCTCGCAGATTTCTGACCAATTTCCTGGGGATTTCGAACCCGCCAAAAGCAACCGGCAAGGCATTTTGCAGAATTCCAGCTCATTTTCGAggaaacaattatttaaaataatttttccccATTTGCCAAATCTATTTCCACAGTTTTGTGCCTTTTTCAGGGAAAGATCGTGTCCAGGAGACGGAACACCCGCTTGTTTCTAAAGGATTTCCTGGTTTTTGGCCACCAGGAAGAAGTGTCTTGTGATTACCGCGTTCCGTGTTAAGTGGTCATGTGATTCCGGCGTATGCTACCTAAAACCGTGACCAATGATCGATTTCCTCGACCTTTTTGGTCGGTAAAAGTGATTTAAACGAATTTCTGGAGAGGATTGGCGGTGTGGGAGCCACCAACGGACTCTTAACTAAAAGTTTACCCACtcggttttctttctttaccTTTTTACTAACGGTTAAgatcaatattttcaaagtgaagCGTGATTTTATTAAGAATTTACCGCTTTTAAAGTTGTGTCCAAGTCTGGACAGGATTAGGCTTCTATTTTCTCTAAAAAAGCCAACTTGAGTCTTGCGTAATGGTCATCTGGTTAGGTAAAACAGTGCTCTTCTCTTGAGGAACC
The genomic region above belongs to Drosophila takahashii strain IR98-3 E-12201 chromosome 2L, DtakHiC1v2, whole genome shotgun sequence and contains:
- the okr gene encoding DNA repair and recombination protein RAD54-like gives rise to the protein MRRSLAPSQRGPQRPESRHSFTPPLLKKNKRTCQQELEREQELDRKRQSALRDDTNTVELPLPIRMANSEYERAIAKVLARKFKVPMDNYIPDYGGKRVLGVRRCVTRRPLHDPLACNALVLYHPPEYTEHERMAMDPSQILVHVVVDPLLSNILRPHQREGVRFMYECVEGKRGNFNGCIMADEMGLGKTLQCVTLVWTLLRQSADCKPTINKAIVVSPSSLVKNWEKEFTKWLQGRLLCLPMEGGNKENTIRALEQFSMTSSRLGTPVLLISYETFRIYADILCKYEVGMVICDEGHRLKNSDNLTYQALMGLKTKRRVLLSGTPIQNDLTEYYSLVNFVNPEMLGSAAVFKRNFESSILRGQNADSTEGERKRAIEKTQELIGLVDQCIIRRTNQILTKYLPVKFEMVICAKLTPIQLELYTNFLKSDQVRRSLADCNEKASLTALADITTLKKICSHPDLIYDKLIAREKGFENSQNVLPSNYKPKDLNPELSGKFMLLDFMLAAIRADGNDKVVLISNYTQTLDLFEQLARKRKYGFVRLDGTMSIKKRSKVVDRFNDPESDSFLFMLSSKAGGCGLNLIGANRLFMFDPDWNPANDEQAMARVWRDGQKKPCYIYRLVASGSIEEKILQRQTHKKSLSSTIIDNNESAEKHFTRDDLKDLFTFDANILSDTHDKLKCKRCVQNIQTKPPPDDTDCTSHLSQWYHCSNNRGLPDSILAQSWTDSKCVSFVFHHRSQAQEIVAKAEEEPLEEEKPISRKRLSTPLSDDSADEDFVGF
- the Bem46 gene encoding protein ABHD13; the encoded protein is MKEVGIALPKSRGVGVGVLASFLLCFIFYYFYGGYMTLVLFAGIILLIFYYAQDLLLYHPDLPANSRIYIPIPTMHNLPHITVSIKTPDNVTLHAFWISQPEERSKSVPTLLYFHGNAGNMGHRMQNVWGIYHHLHCNILMVEYRGYGLSTGVPTERGLVTDARAAIDYLHTRHDLDHSQLILFGRSLGGAVVVDVAADTVYGQKLMCAIVENTFSSIPEMAVELVHPSVKYIPNLLFKNKYHSMSKIGKCSVPFLFISGLADQLVPPRMMRGLYTKCGSELKRLIEFPGGSHNDTWIVDGYYQAIGGFLAELQQQPSPLLKAPEKSNVWVELEHKIIDV